The Flavobacterium sp. IMCC34852 genome contains the following window.
CCGGGCGTTTTGATGTTGCCGTTTAGGATTTGGATGGTCGCCATGGCTACCGGTAAACCTACGGTTTTGGCCATCGCGGTGTAAATTTGATCATCGCCGATGCAAACCATTTTGGAATCGATTTGTTTGCGTTCACCGTTGAGTTCATAGCCGAATTTGTGGTACATGACAATCATGTCCTTGTCTTCAGGTTGCAGCGTCCATTTGTCGTTTAGGATGCGCTCTAAAATTTGGGCCGGTGTGGCATTTTTGAGCCCGACAATTTTATTGGCGTTGAAAATATCGAGTTCCATTAATTTGTCCCACATGATGTCGTCTTGCTCGATGCCTAATGCCATTCGGGTTTTTAACTCTACTGAATCTGAAGCGTGAAATGGCAAAAACGAGTTGATAAAATCACGGTAACTCATGCTTTCGGAATTTTCCATCACATAAGAATCATCGGTCATGCCCAGTTGCACAAACATGTTCCAAGCTTTGGAAAACCCAACTCTTCGAATCGTACCTCGGTACAAAGTTAAGATATCGTCTAACCCGTAAATGCTTCGGTATTTCAGAGAATCTCGGTTGGCATAGCCTTCAAATTTGCCGTAACCTTCTACGTGGAAGAATTCGGTTCTACGGAATAATTTGTGGTATGGTATGTATTTGTATTTGCCTTCTTGGATAAATTTAGCTGCGCCGCCTTGACCCGCCAACACTACGTTTCTTGGTGCCCAAGTGAATTTGTAATTCCAAAGATTGTCATCGGATTCGGGGGCAATCAAACCACCGCAAAACGATTCGAATAAAATCATGTTGCCTCCTTTGGCTTTGATTTCATCAATCACCTTCATCGCACTCATGTGGTCTATTCCGGGGTCGAGTCCGACTTCGTTCATGAAAATTAGTCCGTTGGCTTTTACCGCTTCGTCTAAGCTTTGCATTTCCTCTGAAATATAGGAAGCGGTTACCATATTTTTTTTGAAGGTTATACAGTCTTTAGCCACTTCAATATGCATATGAGCCGGCAACATGGAGACTACAATATCGGCTTTTTGGATTTCGGCTTGGCGTTGTTCAACATTGTTGATGTCTAAAGCAATAGGCGTTGCATTTGGGTGATTATAGGTTTTTCTTCGGGCCAATTCTATAGATAAATCGGCTATGGTCACATTTAAGTTTTCTTGAGGAGATTTTCTTAAAAGGTACTTTATAAGTGATGAGGCCGAGCGTCCGGCGCCTATGATTAGTATATTTCTCATTCGTTTGTTTGTTCTTCTACAAAGGTATGAATATTTGATTCAAACAAAAAAGCCCATCGTAGTGATGAGCTTTTTATTATTCTAAACCTTCCAATTCTTCGAGTTCTTTTTGGGCTTCTTGTTTGGTCTCAATTTTTTGTTGTTCAAATTGAGTATCAGTCGCTATTTCATCTTCAATAAGTAAAGTTTTGCCTATAACTACTAAAGAACATAAAGCGCCAATGACAAGTAATATTTTGGGGAATTTTTTTTCGCTTTCTTCTGATTTTTTCAAGGTCAGTAGCCCAAAAATTAAAGCTAAACCAATGGGAAGAAAAGCAAGTGTATCCATTGGCAAAATGGTAAAGGCTATTCCCAATGCGCTAAAAATAACGGTTAAAATTAAAAATAGTTTTCTCATGGTTTTACTAAATTAAATTCCCGTTGCTGAGGTTAAAGCCAATTGCCCGGTGCCGACAGGAATGCTGAATTTAAGCAAAGCCGGTACTTTTTTTGAATCGGCTGTCAGCCAAATTAAGTTTTTGTCTTTTCCCCGTAAAGCATCGGTTTTAGCACCAATCGAAAGTTTGTAGCATTCCTTTTTGCCTAAATTACCACAGTTAATGGTTTCTTTCCCCATGTATTTTAAAGTAACCGGGATTTGTTTTTCATCGAAGACAATCATTAACGATTGTGTTTGCCCGACTTTAAATTTGCTGAAATCCATGGTTCGGACTTTGTACAAAAGCGAAACTACATCTTGTGTAGAACCACCTATGGTAAAGGTTTTTTGGGTTTCGGGTTTGTTTTTTCTTTTGACTGTACTGTTTACAGTATTGCCTTTAAAAGTGTATTTTTCTTTTTTGGTATAACCGCCTTCGTCTATGCTTCTTTTGTACAAACTCGGTTTCAAATTCACCGGGTTGACATAAGACTCATAAATATCTCTGATTTTGAAAAAAGAATCCCATTTGCTGTAAGTGGATAATTCACAATTCAAATGCAGATAGGAGTTTTTGGACGTTGAAACAGTTTCGGTACTCATGGTGACTTGCGCCAATTGCGTCATTAATCCACTCATATTGTAAGAGCCGGCGAAAACTAGTTTTTCACCCGATTTGATGGTTTGACTGTAAGCTGAACTAAAGATAAAAATGACGGTCAGTATATAAAGTAATTTCTTCATGATGGAAATTTAAGGTGCAAATATAAAGTTTAAAAAAAAGTTGTAACCAAAAGAAAAGTGAAATTTCTTTATTTCTAATCAGATAACGGATAAATTTGCCGATAAGTATTCAATTCAAAAAAAAAAATGGAAAGAAAAATAACGGTTACTGCGGTCTTGTTGGGAATGACGGCCATCATTTTAGGTGCTTTTGGGGCTCACGCTTTGAAAAAACATTTGACAGTTGAAGAACTCGTAACTTTTGAAACCGGTGTCAAATACCAAATGTATCATGCGCTGTTTTTGTTGTTTTTGGGACTCACTACTTTGGTCACGGAAAAAAGTAAAAAAACCATCTTTCAATTGGTTCTTTTTGGCGTAATTTTCTTCTCAGGTTCCATTTACTTATTGGCTACCAAAACCATAACCGGAATTGATTTTAAACCTTTGGGAATTGTAACGCCTATCGGCGGAACCTTGTTAATATTGGGCTGGGCGGTTTTGTTGTGGCAGATTTTAAAAGATAAAAGATAATATTTTAATAAAAAAAATAGTTTCTAAATTTTAATTTTTACCTTTGTCGTCTGATTCATAATACAACACAAACTAAATTTTATGGAGAACTACGCTCAAATTACGAAATCGATTTCGTTAGAACAATACGGAATCAAAAACGTTAACGAAATCATCCACAATCCTTCCTTCGAAAAATTATACAATGACGAGTTGAATCCGAACTTAGAAGGTTACGAAAAAGGGCAACTTACAGAACTTGGAGCGGTAAATGTAATGACCGGAGTTTTTACCGGAAGATCACCAAAAGACAAATACATCGTTAAAGACAATATCACCGAAAATACGATTTGGTGGACTTCAGAAAAAGCAGTAAACGACAACAAACCGATTACGCAAAATACTTGGGAAGCTTTAAAAGAAACTACAGTTGACCAACTTTCAGGAAAAAAATTATATGTGGTAGATGCTTTTTGCGGTGCCAATGAAAATACCAGATTAAAAGTACGCTTCATCATGGAAGTGGCTTGGCAAGCGCATTTTGTAACCAATATGTTTATCCGTCCGACGGAAGAAGAATTGGCAAATTTTGGTGAACCGGATTTTATTGTAATGAATGGTTCTAAGACTTCGTTTAAAGATTACGCTGCTCACGGTTTGAATTCTGAGGTTTACGTAGCGTTCAATTTAACCGAAAAAATGCAGTTGATTGGCGGTACTTGGTACGGTGGCGAGATGAAAAAAGGGATGTTCGCTATGATGAACTACTATTTGCCATTACAAGGAATTGCGTCAATGCACTGTTCGGCCAACAAAGGAAAAGACGGTGATGTTGCAGTTTTCTTCGGATTGTCGGGAACAGGAAAAACCACTTTGTCTACCGACCCAAAACGCGAATTAATCGGTGACGATGAACACGGTTGGGATAATGAAGGCGTTTTCAATTTTGAAGGCGGATGTTATGCCAAAACCATTGACTTAAGCAAAGAAAATGAACCTGATATTTACGGCGCTATCAAAAGAGATGCGTTGTTAGAAAACGTAACCGTTGATGCTGATGGAATTATCGATTTCAAAGATGGTTCGGTGACGCAAAACACCCGTGTTTCTTATCCGATTTATCATATTCACAATATTGTAAAACCGGTTTCTAAAGCCGGTCATGCGACTAAAGTAATCTTCTTAACCGCAGATGCTTTCGGTGTAATGCCACCGGTTTCTAAATTAACACCGGAGCAAACACAGTACTATTTTCTTTCAGGATTTACCGCTAAATTAGCCGGAACTGAAAGAGGAGTTACACAACCTGAGCCAACCTTCTCAGCGTGTTTTGGTAAAGCTTTTTTAACTTTGCATCCTACGAAATACGGAGAAGAATTAGTTAAGAAAATGGAAGAAAATAATGCGACGGCTTACATGGTAAATACCGGTTGGAACGGAACCGGAAAACGCATTTCTATAAAAGATACTCGTGCGATTATTGATGCTATTTTAGATGGTTCGATTGAAAAAGCGGAAACTAAAACGATTCCGGTATTCAATTTGACTGTGCCAACAGCTTTACACGATGTGAATCCGGCGATTTTAGATCCGAGAGATACTTATACAGATACCGCAGATTGGAACGAAAAAGCAACCGATTTAGCGTCAAGATTCATTAAAAATTTCGCTCAATATACCGATAATGAGCAAGGGCAAAGCTTGGTAAAAGCCGGGCCACAGGTATAACAAACTAACTAAACCTAACCAGTTGAAAATTCCGTCTTGTTTTTGCGAGACGGTTTTTTTATTTAAATTTTGCCTGCGCCAAATAAGTTTCAAAAGCCATATTTTTCTTTTTGGCGTCAAAAAACAGTTGCAATAAAGCTTCTTTTGTGGTTACATTTTTGACCAAATTTTCAATCACAACTTTATCAGTCGCTGTTTTCAAGTAAGCATTGATTTTGTGGTTTAGAATAGGTACCAAGTAGAGTTTATACTTTGGGTTTTTAGAAGTGACTTTAATCTCATTAATCAAAGCATAAGCTTTGTCAAATTCTTTTTTATTGTAGTATAGCGCTGCTAAATTGAGTTTGGCCTCATCAAACTCCTTAGAAATTTTCAAGGCATCATTATACAAGGCAACGGCTTCCTCTATTTTCCCATTGGCTTGATAAGTACTGGCTAAATTGGTTATTACTTGAATATTGTATGGCGTTAATTGGTAAGCTTTTTCAAAGCAAATTTGACTTTCCACAATGCGGTTTTCATTAAAATGCGCAATACCTTCATACCATGTTAAAGGCATAGAAGTGTTGTCAAGAGGATAAAAATAATGGTTGGCCTTTTGGGTTTCATAAATGGTTTCACTCCAGTTTTTGTTGGCTCTGGCAGCATACATTTTTACTGCGTGTTGTTCGCCGTTGAATCGGTAAAATGAGACTAAAAAAGAATAGCCAATAGGAACCAACAACAACCAAAGCCATGATTTGTAATTCTTTGTCGTATAAGCAACAGATTTGCAATAAGCCGAAGCAACAATGGCCAAAAGCAGCATAACTATGACTTGGTGTTCGATTCTTTCGTAAGGAAAATCGAAAAAAGCAATCACTAAATAGCCAATCAAAGTACTGAGAATAAAGAAGAATTTCCATTTTTCTTTGGAGTCGGTTGTGCTTTTGATGAGCGAATACAATTGGTAAAAAATCGCCCCAAAAATCATTAAGTAAGCCAGTAATCCCAAAATTCCCGTTTCGCAAAGTATCCAAATAAAATCATTATGAGGTCTTTGTAGAGTGCTTTCACCGTTTGCTGTGGCGTAATCATCAAAGCGATTCAAGCCATATTTCGGAAAAAGAATTTGCCAATTGCCTAAGCCGACGCCTAATAAGGGATTTTCTTTTGCCATTTGCATGGAGTTTTCCCAAAATAAGATTCGGCTCTCGAGTGTTTTTGAATCCGATAAGCGGTAAAGATATTGTTGGGTTATATCGGTGGATGAGGATTTCAGATTGGCAATTTTGTTTTCTAAGTAGAATTTATAAGACCCGAATAAAAGCAGCAATACACTTATACCGGAAATCAAAAAATAACGCTTTTTAATCGTGAAGTGCTCTTTGATTTTGTAACAAATCAGCAGGGTGAAGAAAATAAAACAAGCCAACAAAACAACTCTGGTTCTTACGGTTATCAAAACAAACAGAGTTGAAAGTATCGCGCCAATTGACAAGAAACGCATTGTTTTACCTTGTTGTAATCCTGTAAAATAAAAAGGCAGACAGAGGAACAGTATAGAAGAAAGCAAATTCTTATTAGCTGAAGTTCCTTTGATAACCTCAATTTTTCGGAGTAAATGTTGCCCTTGTTGCGCCTTATTGATAATGTCAAAAAAGGAGAAAAACAATGAAATTACACCGAAAACAATGACTGCTACGATGAGTTGGTTTAGTCTGATCAGGTTGTTATAAAGCAAAAGCGTGGTGAGTAAAAAGAAGGTAAACAACACCGCTAATTTTGACAAAACAGCATGGCTTTCGCCGGCTATATTGGAAGTAAAGAGCGCTATAAAATTAAGCGTCAAAAAAACGGTAATCGCCAAGAAAAGTGGCGTTTTGAAAGGAAACAATATTGCTTTCTTTTGCCAAATCAAGACCATAATTATTGCCAAAAGAAAAAAGGTTAGCAAAATTTGTCTCGGAATCAAAACAGGATCAATAATGGATGTAGAAAAGACTATAGGCAATAACAATAAAAACCCGAAGTATAATTTCTCAATTTGATTATCGCCCATAATTTTGCTGTTTGTCTTTCAAAAGTAAACATTATTGGTATAAAAAAAGTCCTGCTAATAAACTTAACAGGACTTAGGGTAAATATTTTTAAAATCTATTTTCCTTTATTGGCGTCAGCGATATATTTTTCCAAAGCCATAGTCATCGAAGGTGTCTCCGGAGTTGGTGCTAGGATGTCAATTCGCAAACCATGTTCTAAAGCTTCTTTCTGAGTTGTACTTCCAAAAACTGCAATACGGGTGTTGTTTTGCTTAAAGTCGGGGAAGTTTTTGAATAGGGATTTGATTCCGGTTGGACTAAAGAAAGCCAAAACATCATAATATACATCGGCTAGATCAGACAAGTCGCTCATCACGGTTTTGTAAAAAGTAGCTTGAGTCCAATCTACTTTTAAATTGTTTAGCGTTTGCGGCACGTCATAATTCAATTGGTCAGAAGCCGGCAACAAGAATTTCTCTTCTTTGTATTTTTTGATCAATGGAGATAAATCAACAAAGTCTTTTTGACCCACATAAATCTTGCGTTTTCTGTACACTACATATTTCTGTAAGTAAAAAGCAATCGCTTCGGATTGACAAAAATATTTTAAATCTTCGGGTACTTTATAACGCATTTCTTCCGCCACTCTAAAGAAATGATCTACCGAATTTCTGCTGGTCAAGATTATGGCCGTATAGTTGTTGAGGTCAATTTTCTGAGCTCTAACGTCTTTCGCACTAACACCTTCTACATGTATAAACGAGCGGAAATCAACTTTTACTTTGTGTTTTTGTTGCAAATCAAAATAAGGTGAATTCTCTACCTTGGGTTCCGGTTGCGATACCAGAATTGTTTTCACTTTCAAATTTGACATTTTAATGCGCTAAATTTTTTGTAATCAAATAATATATAAAATAGTACGGTGCTATTTCAAGTGCGCAAAGATACAAAATAAAATAAAACAACTTCCCGATAATTAAGTTTTGATAAATCTTCAAAGAAACCAAATAAGAATACAAGTTTATTATTAAAATGACACCAATAATGCAAAAAACTAAAACATTTGATGAAGTATCGTTATAAAACAGGTAGATGTTTACCGGTAACAGTAGCAATCCGATAAAGGTTCGGTAGCTTACTTTCTGTAAATTGAGCTGTTCGGTAAATTCTTCGATGTTAAATACCGTAGCAATTATCTTTTCAATCAAAAATTTAGAAAGAACAAACACGCCGAAGAAAGTAAAAATTCGAATAAAAAGAACCCAATCTGTTTTAGAAACATAGCCAAAATGACTCAACACCAGCTGAATAAAAAACGAAAAGGAAATTACTTGAACAATAAACAAAAGAATAGTAAATCCACTCATCAAGTGAGAAGTGTCTTTGTACATTTTGATGTACTTGTCCGAAACTAAAATCTTCAGAAAATCATTGAACCTGGTTTCAAAAGCGGTTCGCGTAATGGCAATCAAAGCAAATGAAAAAACAAAAAGAAAGGTAGCCCAATCTTTAGCTTCTAAAACTCTCGGCGATAAAACGGTTTCAATCATAATTCCGACAAAATTACTAATTTTTTATTTGTTAAATTATTATATAATTATTAAGATTATGCGCTGATAAAAAGTTTATTTTTGCAACGAAGTATCACTGTATCTATATGAGCGACGGCATTGTAATTATTCCTACCTATAACGAAATTGAAAACATCGAAAGTATTATTCGTGCGGTTTTTGCCTTGCCGAAGACTTTTCACATTTTAATTGTGGATGATAATTCACCCGATAAAACGGCCGACAAAGTAACCGAATTGCAAAAGGAGTTTCCCAATCAATTGTTTTTGGCCTTAAGAAAGAAAAAAGCCGGATTAGGAACAGCTTATGTACACGGATTTAAATGGGCATTGCAAAATGACTATAAGTATATTTTTGAAATGGACGCCGATTTCTCGCATAACCCAAATGACTTGGAAAAATTATACGATGCCTGTCATAATCACGGAGCCGATTTGGCTATTGGTTCGCGATATGTTACCGGAGTTAATGTAGTGAATTGGCCGTTGAGTCGTGTATTGTTGTCTTATTTTGCTTCGGTTTATGTTAGAATGATTACCGGAATGAAAATCATGGATGCGACCGCCGGATTTATTTGTTACCGACGCGAAGTGTTAGAAAAAGTAAATTTAGATGCCATAAAATTCATTGGTTACGCTTTCCAAATAGAAATGAAATATCGGGCTTTTGCCAAAAATTTCAACATCCAGGAAGTACCGGTTATTTTTACCGACAGAACTAAAGGACAATCTAAAATGAGTGGTGCCATTATCAAAGAAGCCATCTTTGGCGTAATTTCGCTGAGATTCAGAAAGTTTTTAAACCGATTATAAAAATACTCTAAAATGAATACCGTTTTAATTAAGAATGCCAAAATTGTAAATGAAGGAAAGATTGTAGAAGGCGATGTTTTGATTGAAAACGAATTTATAGTCGAAATAGCCGAAAGTATCAGTCCAAAGGCGGTGAATTGTAAAATCATCGACGCTGAAGGGCAATATTTAATCCCGGGAGCCATTGACGACCAAGTGCATTTTCGCGAACCGGGATTAACCCATAAGGGTAATATTGCTTCAGAAAGTCGGGCCGCCGTTGCCGGAGGAATCACTTCATTTATTGAGCAACCCAACACGGTTCCGAATGCCGTTACTCAAGAACTTCTGGAAGATAAATACCAAATTGCTTCTAAAACATCCTATGCGAATTATTCGTTTATGATGGGCGGTACCAATGATAATTTGGAAGAAGTATTGAAAACCAACCCGAAAAATGTAGCCGGAATCAAGTTGTTTCTAGGTTCATCAACGGGAAATATGTTGGTGGATAATGAGGAAACTTTAGAAAAAATATTTTCATCGACCAAAATGCTGATTGCGGTTCACTGTGAAGATGAAGCAACCATTAAAACCAATTTGGAACGGTATAAATTGCAGTTTGGGGAAGATATTCCGGTGGAATGTCATCACTTAATTCGCAGTGAAGAAGCTTGTTATTTGTCTTCCTCAAAAGCGATTGCCTTGGCTAAGAAAACCGGAGCGAGATTGCATGTTTTTCATTTGTCAACGGCAAAAGAAATGGATTTGTTTACCAATAAAATCCCGTTGGAAGAAAAACAAATTACAGCCGAAGTTTGCATACATCACTTATGGTTTTCAAATGAAGATTACAAAACCAAAGGCAATTTCATCAAATGGAATCCGGCGGTAAAAACGGCTACCGACAGAGACGCGTTGTGGAAAGCTTTACTGGATGACAGAATCGATGTGATTGCTACCGATCATGCGCCGCATACTTTAGAAGAAAAAAGCCAAAGCTATACCAAAGCGCCATCGGGAGGGCCATTGGTACAACATGCAGTAGTTGCCATGTTTGAAGCGCATCACCAAGGCAAGATTTCGATTGAAAAAATCGTAGAGAAAATGTGTCACAATCCGGCGAAGATATTTAAAATAGAGAAACGCGGTTTTATCAAAGAAGGCTATTATGCCGATTTGGTTTTAGTCAATACCGCTTTGCCTTGGAATGTGAAGAAAGAAAATATTTTGGCCCAATGTGGTTGGTCGCCCTTTGAAGGTTATACTTTTAAATCGAGAATTACCCATACTTTTGTGAACGGGGAATTGGTTTACAAGAACTTTAAAGTAACTGAAAATCCGGTCGGAAAACGATTGTTGTTTGACAGATAAAAGAGAAAATATGAAAAAGAGTATATTGTTTTGTTTATTGTTTTCGCTAATCAGTTGTAAAAGCACCGTGGAGAAGCCTGAAAAACTAATTGAGAAAGACAAGATGGTCGATATTTTGTATGATCTCTCTTTGTTGGAAGCCATCAAATCTCAAAATATTAATGGTGGTATCAGCAATGAAAGTGCCAATGACTATCTCTATAAGAAATATAAAATCGACAGTATTCAATTGGTTCAAAACAACAAATATTATGCAGCCGATGTGGAAGAGTACAAAAAAATGTTTGAAGAAGTAAAAAGCAGGTTAGCAAAACAAACCCAAGAACCGGGAGCTAATCCGGCACCGACTAACGGACCGCCAAATGCAGACACTCCCCAAATTCAATAATCTTAACGGAAATCGGTTACTTCCTGAACCACCGAATCAATGCTTTGAAACTCAAAATTCAGAGCATTTTTTATTTTGTCATTGGAGATAATATCATCAGATAATATGGCGTTAACACTATATTTAGACAGTTGTCTTTTGGTTCTGAAAACCGTCGCGACGAACCAATCCAAACGCCAGGCTATGGCCAGCATCCAAGGTTTGGCTTCTGTTTTTGGTTTTTTGGCCTTTAGTTTTTCGGCTATGGTATAAATTACCTCTTTGAAAGTCAGGTTTTCGGCAATGATGGAGAATCTTTCGCCTGAAATATTGCTTTGCATTAAAGCAATCATGATTTTCACAACATCGGTAACGCCAACGTAGCCGGTGGAACCCTTGGTGTAAAACGGGAATCCTTTTTTAACAGCAGAAAAGAAAACACTGCTTCCTTGTCCCCAAAAGCCTGTTCCGAAAATCACGCCCGGATTGACAATAACGACTTGCAAACCTTCTTGTTGCCCGCGCCAAATTTCCATTTCGGCACCGTATTTTGAGATGGCGTAATCGCTGTGTGGCGCTTCGGGATTCCATTCTGTTTCTTCGGTGATTTGTTTTTCGTGAGGTTTTAAGTCGCCCAAAGCGGCAATCGAACTCACATGACAAAGTTTTTTGATGTTATAAGCCAAACAAAAATTAACAATGTTAGCCGTGCCTTCGATGTTGGTTTTTCGTAGGCGGTCTTCGTCTTTAGGGTCGTACGAAATCAAAGCGGCGCAGTGGTAAACGCACTCTATATTTTGAAAGGCAATTTCTAAGGACGGAATGTCGATGATATCGGCTTCAACCCATTCGATTTTATTGAATAAAGCTTCTTTTTGGTACAGTCGGAAAAGCGATTTGGTTTTGTCAATGTTTTTTTGATTTCGATAAATGGCACGAATTTTTGCTTCACTTTCTGCTAATTGCAGCAGCAAATGTGAGCCAACTAAACCTGTTCCGCCTGTGACTAAAATCATGTCGCTAAATTACGAATTACAAATTACGAATTATGAATTATTTTGTGCTT
Protein-coding sequences here:
- a CDS encoding NAD-dependent epimerase/dehydratase family protein, whose protein sequence is MILVTGGTGLVGSHLLLQLAESEAKIRAIYRNQKNIDKTKSLFRLYQKEALFNKIEWVEADIIDIPSLEIAFQNIECVYHCAALISYDPKDEDRLRKTNIEGTANIVNFCLAYNIKKLCHVSSIAALGDLKPHEKQITEETEWNPEAPHSDYAISKYGAEMEIWRGQQEGLQVVIVNPGVIFGTGFWGQGSSVFFSAVKKGFPFYTKGSTGYVGVTDVVKIMIALMQSNISGERFSIIAENLTFKEVIYTIAEKLKAKKPKTEAKPWMLAIAWRLDWFVATVFRTKRQLSKYSVNAILSDDIISNDKIKNALNFEFQSIDSVVQEVTDFR